From Acidobacteriota bacterium, a single genomic window includes:
- a CDS encoding cyclase family protein encodes MIRDITRPLGTGFPSWPGDPPVEITRIASMSAGGACDVSRLSFGAHAGTHVDAPSHVRPGGGAIDSVALDSLIGDARVIHLPGDAPIGWDAISRHLEGAGPGALHGGRLLIRTGSAETVPYLPPSFASLTPEAARRLVERGVRLVGIDTPSVDAPGAAGLPVHRVFAEADVAVLEWLDLRAIAPGRYHLVALPLRLTGVEASPIRAILIDPPPAG; translated from the coding sequence GTGATCCGCGACATCACGAGGCCGCTGGGGACGGGGTTCCCGTCCTGGCCGGGCGATCCGCCCGTCGAGATCACGCGGATCGCCTCGATGTCGGCGGGGGGTGCGTGCGACGTCTCCCGCCTCTCTTTCGGCGCGCACGCCGGGACGCACGTCGACGCGCCGTCCCACGTCCGCCCCGGGGGAGGCGCGATCGACTCGGTCGCGCTCGACTCTCTGATCGGGGACGCGCGCGTCATCCATCTTCCGGGGGACGCCCCCATCGGATGGGATGCGATCTCGCGCCACCTCGAGGGGGCCGGGCCGGGGGCGCTCCACGGAGGTCGGCTCCTGATCCGGACAGGAAGCGCCGAGACCGTCCCGTACCTCCCGCCTTCCTTCGCGAGCCTGACCCCCGAGGCGGCCCGCCGCCTCGTCGAGCGCGGCGTGCGCCTGGTGGGGATCGACACACCCTCCGTCGACGCTCCGGGCGCCGCCGGCCTTCCGGTGCACCGGGTCTTCGCCGAGGCGGACGTGGCGGTCCTCGAGTGGCTCGACCTTCGCGCGATCGCTCCGGGCCGATACCACCTCGTGGCGCTCCCCCTCAGGCTCACCGGGGTCGAGGCCTCCCCGATCCGCGCGATCCTGATCGATCCCCCGCCGGCGGGATGA
- a CDS encoding DUF1028 domain-containing protein, giving the protein MRRSVVTVALVSGWLITGGSLRAEESSFARPVHTFSIVARDEATGEMGVAVQSHWFSVGAVVPWAEPGVGAVATQSFVEASYGPLGLALMKEGKSAPEALAALLAKDEHQDVRQVAMVDASGKVAAHTGSHCIAAAGHKTGAGFSAQANLMADASVWPAMAEAFERSKGDLAERMLAALEAAQKAGGDIRGRQSAALLVVGPKRSASPWKDRLFDLRVDDHPDPIVELRRLVGLARAYRVENAGDDAVTENRAEDALKLYSQAEELVPGSDEFVFWHAVALVSMKRVDESIPVFARCFRMNAAWLALVPRLPGSVLLPDDPALLARILAAGPRAR; this is encoded by the coding sequence ATGCGCCGAAGCGTCGTCACCGTCGCTCTCGTCTCCGGCTGGCTCATCACCGGGGGCTCCCTCCGCGCGGAGGAGTCCTCCTTCGCGCGCCCGGTCCACACCTTCTCGATCGTCGCGCGCGACGAGGCGACGGGGGAGATGGGCGTCGCCGTGCAGTCGCACTGGTTCTCCGTGGGCGCGGTCGTCCCGTGGGCCGAGCCGGGGGTCGGCGCGGTCGCGACCCAGAGCTTCGTCGAGGCGAGCTACGGACCCCTCGGCCTCGCGCTCATGAAGGAGGGGAAGAGCGCCCCCGAGGCGCTGGCCGCGCTGCTGGCGAAGGACGAGCACCAGGACGTGCGGCAGGTCGCGATGGTCGACGCGTCGGGGAAGGTCGCGGCGCACACCGGAAGCCACTGCATCGCCGCGGCCGGGCACAAGACCGGCGCCGGCTTCTCCGCCCAGGCGAACCTGATGGCCGACGCGTCGGTCTGGCCCGCGATGGCCGAGGCGTTCGAGCGCTCGAAGGGGGATCTCGCGGAGCGGATGCTCGCCGCGCTCGAGGCGGCGCAGAAGGCCGGCGGGGACATCCGGGGGCGCCAGTCGGCCGCGCTCCTCGTCGTCGGGCCGAAGAGGTCGGCCTCTCCGTGGAAGGACCGTCTCTTCGATCTCCGCGTCGACGATCACCCCGATCCCATCGTGGAGCTGCGCCGGCTCGTGGGGCTGGCGCGCGCCTACCGCGTCGAGAACGCGGGGGACGACGCCGTCACCGAGAACCGCGCGGAGGACGCGCTGAAGCTCTACTCGCAGGCGGAGGAGCTCGTCCCCGGAAGCGACGAGTTCGTCTTCTGGCACGCGGTCGCGCTCGTCTCGATGAAGCGCGTGGACGAGTCGATCCCGGTCTTCGCCCGCTGCTTCCGCATGAACGCGGCGTGGCTGGCGCTCGTCCCGCGCCTGCCGGGCTCGGTGCTGCTGCCGGACGATCCGGCGCTCCTCGCGCGCATCCTCGCGGCGGGGCCGAGGGCGCGTTGA
- a CDS encoding MFS transporter, with protein sequence MPRKRALAVLYFTVFLTILGFGIIIPNLAYYARDFNATPFQVGLLMASYSVMQFLLCPWWGGLSDRFGRKPILVLGLAGAGVSFVLFGLAWSLTVLFAARLLSGALASAALPTAMAYVADVTDEKSRGAGMAWVGASIGLGFTFGPAIGGELSRFGHDVPFLVAGALTLVTAALAALLVEEPPDHKRAARVSVPIREAMLGPLGSFFVLAFFVSFAMAAIETTFPQFIADTLGLGASAMGRMFTILGVILIALQGGALGRLINAFGEETILVAGLGLNILGCLLLARASGATSVTATLIAAGVGNQIIRPTNSSLISKRTPYGHGASMGILDSMDSLGRVLGPLAAGAVYAYGPGWPFNTAAAALALIAALYVPAYLRRRAAAPQRSV encoded by the coding sequence ATGCCACGCAAGCGCGCGCTCGCCGTCCTCTACTTCACCGTCTTCCTGACGATTCTGGGGTTCGGCATCATCATCCCGAACCTCGCGTACTACGCCCGGGACTTCAACGCCACCCCCTTCCAGGTGGGGCTGCTCATGGCCTCGTACTCGGTCATGCAGTTCCTCCTGTGTCCCTGGTGGGGTGGGCTCTCCGATCGGTTCGGCCGCAAGCCGATCCTCGTGCTGGGACTTGCCGGGGCGGGGGTCTCGTTCGTCCTCTTCGGGCTGGCCTGGAGCCTCACCGTTCTCTTCGCGGCGCGCCTCCTGTCCGGGGCGCTCGCCTCGGCGGCGCTGCCGACGGCGATGGCGTACGTCGCCGACGTCACCGACGAGAAATCGCGCGGGGCGGGGATGGCGTGGGTCGGCGCCTCGATCGGCCTCGGGTTCACCTTCGGGCCGGCGATCGGTGGAGAGCTGAGCCGCTTCGGCCACGACGTCCCGTTCCTCGTCGCCGGGGCGCTGACCCTCGTGACCGCCGCGCTGGCCGCGCTCCTCGTCGAGGAGCCGCCCGATCACAAGCGCGCCGCGCGCGTCTCGGTCCCCATCAGGGAGGCGATGCTCGGCCCCCTCGGGTCGTTCTTCGTTCTCGCGTTCTTCGTCAGCTTCGCCATGGCGGCCATCGAGACGACCTTCCCTCAGTTCATCGCCGACACGCTCGGCCTCGGTGCGTCGGCGATGGGGCGCATGTTCACCATTCTCGGAGTCATCCTCATCGCGCTGCAGGGGGGCGCGCTCGGCCGGCTCATCAACGCCTTCGGCGAGGAGACGATTCTCGTCGCCGGTCTCGGCCTCAACATCCTGGGCTGCCTCCTGCTCGCGCGGGCTTCGGGAGCGACGTCCGTGACGGCCACTCTCATCGCCGCCGGGGTCGGCAACCAGATCATCCGGCCGACCAACTCGTCGCTCATCTCGAAGAGGACGCCGTACGGCCACGGAGCCTCCATGGGAATCCTCGACTCGATGGACTCGCTCGGCCGCGTTCTCGGGCCGCTGGCGGCGGGCGCGGTCTACGCGTACGGCCCGGGCTGGCCCTTCAACACCGCGGCGGCCGCCCTGGCGCTGATCGCCGCGCTCTACGTTCCCGCGTACCTCAGGCGCCGGGCCGCGGCGCCCCAGAGGTCCGTCTGA
- the pdxS gene encoding pyridoxal 5'-phosphate synthase lyase subunit PdxS — MAEGTMRLKTGLAEMLKGGVIMDVVNADQARIAEKAGASAVMALERVPADIRAQGGVARMANLRIIREIMKAVTIPVMAKCRIGHFAEAQILAELGVDYIDESEVLTPADEKHHVDKFAFKVPFVCGARDLGEALRRIGEGAAMIRTKGEAGSGNIVEAVRHMRRVVEQVRRLRTLGDDELMAEAKELAAPCELVRLVAKEGKLPVPNFAAGGIATPADASLMMQLGAEAIFVGSGIFKSEDPARRAEAIVKATTYFNDPKVLVEVSGLLGEAMPGIEIGTLKEDQLMQKRGW, encoded by the coding sequence ATGGCTGAAGGGACGATGAGGCTCAAGACGGGGCTCGCCGAGATGCTCAAGGGCGGCGTGATCATGGACGTCGTCAACGCCGATCAGGCCCGCATCGCGGAGAAGGCCGGCGCCTCGGCGGTGATGGCCCTCGAGCGGGTGCCGGCCGACATCCGGGCCCAGGGAGGCGTCGCCCGCATGGCGAACCTCAGGATCATCCGGGAGATCATGAAGGCGGTCACGATCCCCGTCATGGCCAAGTGCCGCATCGGGCACTTCGCCGAGGCGCAGATCCTCGCGGAGCTCGGCGTCGACTACATCGACGAGAGCGAGGTGCTGACCCCCGCCGACGAGAAGCACCACGTCGACAAGTTCGCGTTCAAGGTCCCCTTCGTGTGCGGCGCGCGCGATCTCGGCGAGGCGCTGAGGCGCATCGGGGAAGGGGCCGCCATGATCCGGACCAAGGGGGAGGCGGGCTCCGGGAACATCGTCGAGGCGGTCCGCCACATGCGGCGCGTCGTCGAGCAGGTCCGGAGGCTCCGCACGCTGGGAGACGACGAGCTCATGGCCGAGGCGAAGGAGCTCGCCGCTCCCTGCGAGCTGGTTCGCCTCGTGGCGAAGGAGGGGAAGCTTCCCGTCCCGAACTTCGCGGCGGGCGGGATCGCGACCCCCGCGGACGCCTCCCTGATGATGCAGCTGGGCGCCGAGGCGATCTTCGTTGGCTCGGGGATATTCAAGTCAGAGGATCCGGCGCGCCGGGCCGAGGCGATCGTGAAGGCGACGACGTACTTCAACGATCCGAAGGTGCTCGTCGAGGTGAGCGGCCTCCTCGGCGAGGCGATGCCGGGGATCGAGATCGGGACGCTCAAGGAGGATCAGCTCATGCAGAAGAGGGGATGGTGA
- a CDS encoding PLP-dependent aminotransferase family protein, producing MDIALDRSTGVPLSRQIADAVRSAVHSGTLAAGARLPAERALALTLGVDRMTVARAYEELAGSGWLVRHVGRGSFILDPPPRGPAGVAASRGAAVVDGGMLWSSAFATRASGMVPGATAALHASPADGAINLSSHFPDSTLFPVDAFRRALDAVVRRERGRLFGYGAAGGYAPLRRQIVETLRARGIDAEERDVVITNGSQQGIDLVARALLDPGDRVAVENPTYTGAVQVFQSHGARVLGVPVDEEGMVPARLEEAVSRSGAKLVYIIPNFQNPTSGTMSLARRRAILDVANRQRLPVLEDDFGGDLRFEGEELPALKALDGGGGVIYLGSFAKKLFPGIRIGWLAAPREAAERIAALKQITDWNTSLLLQAAVHEFCRRGDLDRHLRKAAAIYRARRDAMVEAMAEHFPKSARFTRPAGGLVVWVTLPPGLDADEIATEAQGRGIFVGRGDLFYVDGGTHNNLRLVYAQAEPAEIRKGIRILGSILHRKVRERRTSAASAATAALPII from the coding sequence ATGGACATCGCACTCGATCGTTCCACGGGGGTTCCGCTGTCGCGCCAGATCGCCGACGCCGTGCGGAGCGCCGTTCACTCCGGGACCCTCGCCGCCGGCGCCCGGCTCCCCGCGGAGCGGGCGCTGGCCCTCACGCTGGGCGTGGATCGGATGACCGTGGCCCGGGCCTACGAGGAACTCGCCGGGTCCGGGTGGCTCGTCCGCCACGTGGGGCGCGGCAGCTTCATCCTCGACCCCCCGCCGAGGGGTCCCGCCGGGGTCGCGGCCTCCCGCGGGGCCGCGGTCGTGGACGGCGGGATGCTCTGGTCCTCGGCCTTCGCGACGCGCGCCTCCGGGATGGTCCCCGGCGCGACCGCGGCGCTGCACGCCTCGCCCGCCGACGGCGCCATCAACCTCTCGAGCCACTTCCCCGACTCCACCCTCTTCCCGGTCGACGCCTTCCGCCGCGCGCTCGACGCGGTCGTCCGGCGCGAGAGGGGCCGCCTCTTCGGCTACGGCGCGGCGGGCGGGTACGCCCCGCTGCGCCGGCAGATCGTCGAGACGCTGCGGGCCCGCGGGATCGACGCGGAGGAGCGCGACGTCGTGATCACGAACGGCTCCCAGCAGGGGATCGATCTCGTCGCGAGGGCCCTCCTCGACCCGGGGGATCGCGTCGCGGTGGAGAACCCGACCTACACCGGAGCCGTGCAGGTCTTCCAGAGTCACGGCGCGCGCGTCCTGGGAGTTCCGGTGGACGAGGAGGGGATGGTCCCGGCCCGCCTCGAGGAGGCGGTCTCGCGCAGCGGCGCGAAGCTCGTCTATATCATCCCCAACTTCCAGAATCCCACGTCGGGGACGATGAGCCTCGCGCGCCGCCGGGCGATCCTCGACGTCGCGAACCGGCAGCGGCTCCCCGTCCTCGAGGACGATTTCGGCGGCGACCTCAGGTTCGAGGGGGAGGAACTCCCCGCGCTCAAGGCGCTCGACGGCGGAGGCGGGGTGATCTACCTCGGGTCGTTCGCGAAGAAGCTCTTCCCCGGCATCCGCATCGGCTGGCTCGCCGCCCCCCGCGAGGCCGCGGAGCGGATCGCCGCCCTCAAGCAGATCACCGACTGGAACACGAGCCTTCTTCTCCAGGCGGCGGTGCACGAGTTCTGCCGCCGCGGGGATCTCGATCGCCACCTGCGCAAAGCGGCGGCGATCTACCGCGCGCGGCGCGACGCCATGGTCGAGGCGATGGCGGAGCACTTCCCGAAGTCCGCCCGCTTCACGCGGCCGGCCGGAGGCCTCGTCGTCTGGGTGACGCTCCCGCCGGGCCTCGATGCCGACGAGATCGCCACCGAGGCGCAGGGGAGGGGCATCTTCGTCGGGCGCGGCGATCTCTTCTACGTCGACGGCGGGACGCACAACAACCTGAGGCTCGTCTACGCGCAGGCCGAGCCGGCCGAGATTCGCAAGGGAATCAGGATCCTGGGTTCGATACTCCACAGGAAAGTCCGGGAGCGGCGCACGTCCGCCGCGTCGGCGGCGACCGCCGCGCTCCCGATCATCTGA
- the pdxT gene encoding pyridoxal 5'-phosphate synthase glutaminase subunit PdxT → MVTAKVGVLALQGDFAAHVAALARVGIESIEVRYAAQLDAIDGLILPGGESTTLLRLIADLRLEPPLRAFRARGGAIFGTCAGAILIAREVFGPKQPSLGFLDIDVERNAYGRQRESFEAEAPAAVFGDAPLPMVFIRAPRIVRVGAGIDVLARHGGEPVLVQHGAVMAGTFHPEMTPDGRVHRHFASLAASRVGAAS, encoded by the coding sequence ATGGTGACGGCGAAGGTAGGCGTCCTCGCCCTCCAGGGGGACTTCGCGGCGCACGTCGCCGCCCTCGCGCGCGTGGGAATCGAGTCGATCGAGGTCCGCTACGCGGCGCAGCTCGACGCGATCGACGGGCTGATCCTCCCCGGAGGGGAGAGCACGACGCTGCTTCGCCTGATCGCGGACCTCCGGCTGGAACCGCCGCTCCGCGCCTTCCGCGCGCGCGGCGGGGCGATCTTCGGCACGTGCGCGGGGGCGATCCTGATCGCGAGGGAGGTCTTCGGCCCGAAGCAGCCGTCTCTGGGTTTTCTCGATATCGACGTGGAGCGGAACGCCTACGGCCGCCAGAGGGAATCGTTCGAGGCGGAAGCCCCCGCCGCGGTCTTCGGCGACGCCCCGCTCCCGATGGTCTTCATCCGCGCGCCTCGAATCGTCCGCGTGGGGGCCGGAATCGACGTGCTCGCGCGCCACGGCGGTGAGCCGGTCCTGGTCCAGCACGGGGCCGTGATGGCCGGCACCTTCCACCCCGAGATGACGCCGGATGGCCGCGTCCACCGCCACTTCGCGTCGCTCGCCGCATCGCGGGTGGGCGCTGCTTCTTGA
- a CDS encoding DUF1538 family protein: MARRPSIEMTYEQLHGEGRIRVSFAEACTILGHHFRARLVEQLRSVLPVIAYLLLFQVVILRTSILHSIPICLAVLAVVIGLLFFMDGLRLWLMPVGEAIGNSLPKRTSLPTILGFAFLVGVGATYAEPAMGALRAAGAGIDEAQAPLLHALLNRYAGALAAAVAAAVGTAVLLGTLRFLLNWPLKRLLVPIVLLLLGLTAWAYAVPALRGIIGLAWDFGAVIVGPITVPLVLGLGLGVCNASGRVDTGMSGFGAVTLISLFPILATLGVAFLIHYSGAAGHGVAAVAAAAAGPGAGAPAGPWLDALISSSQAILPLTIFLFAVQVFLLRERIAAGDEVAVGLSFALFGLVLFNVGLAAGLTPLGDQVGGVAPGAFARVLLGTPPVAFGPLYGSAVGKGIILVFALLLGYGATLAEPALNSMGLQVEQITVGAFRKALLVQAVAFGVGAGMALGVARIIFEIPFAWLLVPTYLLLLVLSLVSTEEFVSIGWDAGATTTGPFTVPLVVAIGLGLSGNLPGAADGFGILSLASAGPVVSVLTVGLLLRTAPSHEPAVRGAAA; the protein is encoded by the coding sequence TTGGCGCGTCGCCCGTCGATCGAGATGACCTACGAGCAGCTTCACGGCGAGGGGAGGATCCGCGTCTCCTTCGCCGAGGCCTGCACGATCCTCGGTCACCATTTCCGCGCCCGCCTCGTCGAGCAGCTCCGCTCGGTCCTCCCGGTGATCGCGTACCTGCTTCTCTTCCAGGTCGTGATCCTGCGAACCTCGATCCTCCACTCGATTCCGATCTGCCTGGCCGTCCTCGCGGTGGTCATCGGCCTCCTCTTCTTCATGGATGGGCTCAGGCTCTGGCTGATGCCCGTCGGCGAGGCGATCGGCAACTCGCTCCCGAAGAGGACCTCCCTCCCGACAATCCTCGGCTTCGCCTTCCTCGTGGGGGTCGGGGCGACGTACGCGGAGCCCGCGATGGGCGCGCTGCGGGCGGCCGGCGCCGGGATCGACGAGGCGCAGGCGCCTCTTCTCCACGCGCTGTTGAACCGCTACGCGGGGGCGCTCGCGGCGGCGGTCGCCGCCGCGGTCGGGACCGCGGTCCTCCTCGGCACGCTGCGCTTCCTCCTCAACTGGCCCCTCAAGCGCCTCCTCGTGCCGATCGTCCTCCTGCTCCTCGGGCTGACCGCGTGGGCGTACGCCGTCCCGGCGCTCCGCGGGATCATCGGCCTCGCGTGGGATTTCGGCGCCGTCATCGTCGGCCCCATCACGGTGCCGCTCGTCCTCGGCCTCGGCCTCGGCGTGTGCAACGCGTCCGGGCGCGTCGACACCGGGATGTCGGGGTTCGGCGCGGTGACGCTCATCTCGCTTTTCCCGATCCTCGCGACGCTCGGCGTCGCCTTCTTGATCCACTACTCGGGAGCGGCCGGACACGGCGTCGCGGCGGTCGCGGCCGCGGCAGCCGGGCCCGGGGCGGGCGCGCCCGCCGGCCCATGGCTCGACGCCCTCATCTCGTCGTCGCAGGCGATCCTGCCCCTCACGATCTTCCTCTTCGCGGTGCAAGTCTTCCTCCTGCGCGAGCGGATCGCGGCCGGCGACGAGGTCGCGGTCGGCCTCTCCTTCGCCCTCTTCGGGCTGGTGCTGTTCAACGTGGGGCTCGCCGCCGGGCTGACCCCCCTCGGCGATCAGGTCGGGGGGGTCGCCCCCGGCGCCTTCGCGCGGGTCCTCCTCGGGACTCCGCCTGTCGCGTTCGGCCCCCTGTACGGGAGCGCGGTGGGGAAGGGGATCATCCTCGTCTTCGCGCTCCTTCTGGGATACGGAGCGACGCTCGCCGAGCCCGCGCTGAACTCGATGGGCCTGCAGGTCGAGCAGATCACGGTCGGCGCCTTCCGCAAGGCGCTCCTCGTGCAGGCGGTCGCCTTCGGCGTCGGCGCCGGGATGGCGCTCGGCGTGGCCCGGATCATCTTCGAGATTCCGTTCGCGTGGCTCCTCGTCCCGACGTACCTGCTGCTGCTCGTCCTCTCGCTCGTCTCGACGGAGGAGTTCGTCAGCATCGGGTGGGACGCCGGGGCCACGACGACGGGGCCCTTCACCGTGCCGCTGGTCGTCGCCATCGGGCTCGGCCTCAGCGGCAACCTTCCCGGGGCGGCCGACGGCTTCGGGATCCTGAGCCTCGCGAGCGCCGGGCCGGTGGTCTCGGTGCTCACCGTCGGCCTTCTCCTCCGGACCGCGCCGAGCCATGAGCCGGCCGTTCGCGGGGCCGCCGCATGA
- a CDS encoding class I SAM-dependent rRNA methyltransferase, translated as MTQGQIVLRRREEKRILAGHAWVFSNEIERIEGDPLAGSVVAVTRAEGKLVGYGLFNPKSLIAVRIFSRRRSVVDHPFLVERIRKAQALRERLYPGADGCRVVHGESDGLPGLIVDRYADTLVLQTLALGMDLVKETICDVLEEIFRARAIVERNESALRDYEGLPRSAGLLRGTPPGPVTIHEGDVAFEVDVLRGHKTGFFYDQRENRQAVRRVAKGSRVLDLYCHDGAFALHAARAGAREVLGVDVSEEAASRARRNAEINGLAASSRFEAADAPEAMKALYDAGEKFDVVVVDPPSFTRSKKNVAEAKRGYVDVNRRAMRLLAREGFLATASCSHHVTDETFLECVKESAQGVDRSLRLIEWRSQSPDHPILPAMPETRYLKFALLQVD; from the coding sequence GTGACGCAGGGGCAGATCGTGCTCCGCCGGCGCGAGGAGAAGCGGATCCTCGCCGGCCACGCATGGGTCTTCAGCAACGAGATCGAGCGCATCGAGGGGGACCCGCTGGCCGGGAGCGTCGTCGCGGTCACGCGGGCGGAGGGGAAGCTCGTCGGCTACGGCCTCTTCAACCCGAAGAGCCTCATCGCCGTCCGCATCTTCTCGCGGCGCCGCAGCGTCGTCGACCACCCCTTCCTCGTCGAGCGGATCCGCAAGGCGCAGGCGCTGCGGGAGCGCCTGTACCCAGGCGCCGACGGCTGCCGGGTCGTGCACGGCGAGTCGGACGGGCTCCCCGGCCTGATCGTCGACAGGTACGCGGACACCCTCGTGCTCCAGACGCTCGCGCTGGGGATGGACCTCGTGAAGGAGACGATCTGCGACGTGCTCGAGGAGATCTTCCGTGCGCGCGCGATCGTCGAGCGCAACGAATCGGCCCTGCGCGACTACGAGGGGCTGCCGCGCTCGGCCGGCCTCCTGCGGGGGACGCCGCCCGGGCCGGTGACGATTCACGAGGGGGACGTCGCGTTCGAGGTGGACGTCCTCCGGGGGCACAAGACGGGCTTCTTCTACGATCAGCGCGAGAACCGCCAGGCGGTGCGCCGGGTCGCGAAGGGCTCGCGCGTCCTCGACCTCTACTGCCACGACGGGGCCTTCGCGCTCCACGCCGCGCGCGCCGGCGCCCGCGAGGTGCTGGGCGTGGATGTCTCCGAGGAAGCCGCCTCCCGCGCGCGGCGCAACGCGGAGATCAACGGCCTGGCGGCGAGCTCGCGGTTCGAGGCGGCCGATGCCCCGGAGGCCATGAAGGCGCTCTACGACGCCGGCGAGAAGTTCGACGTCGTGGTCGTCGATCCTCCGTCCTTCACGCGCTCGAAGAAGAACGTCGCGGAGGCGAAGCGCGGGTACGTCGACGTCAACCGCCGCGCGATGCGACTCCTGGCGAGGGAGGGGTTCCTCGCGACGGCCTCCTGCTCGCATCACGTCACCGACGAGACCTTTCTCGAGTGCGTGAAGGAATCGGCGCAGGGCGTCGACCGCTCGCTGCGCCTGATCGAATGGCGCTCGCAATCGCCGGATCACCCGATCCTCCCGGCGATGCCGGAGACGCGCTACCTCAAATTCGCGCTGCTCCAGGTGGATTGA
- a CDS encoding tetratricopeptide repeat protein: MGERVRGGRSVSLVALLAILLAVPAAGALAQDDAPQRIASSREYLASGRLDKAEKEADRALEIDPNSAEVHKLLCEIRRVQSRRDDAVNECRRAAEIDPSRADLRLELGDLLAQREDGLDEAMRSYRMAAATDPNNPRPHVSLGSLYERRSRLQEAEAEYREAIALNPNLVQPNAGLGAVLFMTDRLSEARTFLSRAIELKPRDLRSHIFLGLSLNHAGQFDLALQELRTAAAIDPHSANAVTGIEEARPVFEHLRGQFVDQLEARPKEASAWHNVAIVAYYLRDYEGAWTHIVKAQQLGYPVDQELKEVIYARWKRLSDR; this comes from the coding sequence ATGGGCGAGAGGGTTCGGGGAGGGAGATCGGTTTCCCTTGTCGCGCTCCTCGCGATCCTTCTCGCCGTGCCGGCGGCAGGCGCCCTCGCGCAGGACGACGCCCCGCAGCGCATCGCGAGCTCCCGGGAGTACCTCGCCTCGGGACGCCTCGACAAGGCCGAGAAGGAGGCCGACCGCGCGCTCGAGATCGATCCCAACAGCGCCGAGGTCCACAAGCTGCTCTGCGAGATCCGCCGCGTGCAGTCGCGGCGCGACGACGCCGTCAACGAGTGCCGCCGGGCGGCCGAGATCGATCCGTCCCGAGCCGATCTGCGCCTCGAGCTCGGCGACCTCCTCGCGCAGCGCGAGGACGGCCTGGACGAGGCGATGCGCTCGTACCGCATGGCGGCGGCCACCGACCCGAACAACCCCCGCCCCCACGTGAGCCTCGGAAGCCTCTACGAGAGGCGGTCCCGGCTGCAGGAGGCCGAGGCGGAGTACCGCGAGGCGATCGCGCTCAACCCCAACCTGGTGCAGCCGAACGCCGGGCTCGGCGCCGTGCTCTTCATGACCGACAGGCTCTCCGAGGCGCGCACGTTCCTGTCGAGGGCGATCGAGCTGAAGCCGCGCGATCTCCGCTCCCACATCTTCCTGGGGCTCTCGCTCAACCACGCCGGGCAGTTCGACCTGGCGCTCCAGGAGCTGCGCACGGCGGCCGCAATCGATCCGCACTCGGCGAACGCGGTGACGGGGATCGAGGAGGCGCGCCCGGTCTTCGAGCACCTCCGCGGGCAGTTCGTCGATCAGCTCGAGGCGCGGCCGAAGGAGGCGAGCGCGTGGCACAACGTCGCCATCGTCGCGTACTACCTGAGGGACTACGAGGGGGCGTGGACGCACATCGTCAAGGCGCAGCAGCTCGGGTACCCGGTCGACCAGGAGCTCAAGGAAGTCATCTACGCGCGGTGGAAGCGCCTCAGCGACCGGTGA